Genomic DNA from Scyliorhinus torazame isolate Kashiwa2021f chromosome 15, sScyTor2.1, whole genome shotgun sequence:
ctaaataatcataaatcctatctttcagaatcctttccaatattttgctcaccacagacgtaagactgtaattcccagggatttccctattccctttcttgaacaggggaacaacattcacctccctccaatcatccggtactactccagtggagagtgagaacgcaaagatcatcgccaacggcgcagcaatctcctccctcacttcccgtagtaaccttgggtatatcctgtcaggcccacgGGACTtaactatcctgatgcttttcaaaattaccagcacatcctccttcttaatatcaacctgtttgagtctattaacctggctcACAATGttttcatgagcaacaaggtcctctctctagtgaatactgaagcaaaatattcatttagggcctccccaatctcctcagactctaggcacaagttccctccactatccctgatcggccctactctcactctgatcatcctcttatttctcacataaatatagaacgccttggggttttccctaatcctgcgcaccagagctttttcatgcccccttttagctctcctcagtccatttttgagtttctgtccagtatcctagccagtgTTGGAGTCTGGTCCAAGATCCTAATAttaggcagcacgttccaaactTACGACCTCTACCACacacagatgcatggaaacaccaccacctgtatgTTCCattccaagccatacaccatcctgacttgggactgtATCGTTGTTCCTTCATTATCACTGGATCCAAACTATACCTGCAAGTTATATAAGTGCAAGGCAGTAGCTGACCAGCACCTTTTAAAGAGTGTTTAGGGATGGGTAAAAACTGATGCCTtgtctttccttcactgtcactggtcaaaatcctggaactcccttcctaattgtgggtatatctacaccacatggattgcaggggttcaagaaggcaactcaccaccaacttcgaaagcaattagggatggacgatAAATGTGGCCTCGCCATTGATGCCCACATCCGATGAATCAAATAGAAAAACACTTTTTGGCCAGGCACTGCCACACTTTGGCTCTGCTTAGGATTAAATATGGGCCATTTGCTATTGAAATCAATTACTTCCTGAGCATTTAACACAGTTCATTGCAAATTTCCTAGCTTTGAATACTTGACTTTTTAAATATGTCAATTCCTTTAATTGGGTTTCAGTTCATATTCTTTCATGGGCACAATTGGACCCTTTGACTTGCATAATGCTATGGAGTTTCCAGAAGTATTCTTTAATGGGGAACAATAGTCAACACTCTGTCAAATTTATATGGATATGTAATTCACTTTGTTAAACCTAATCCACTGCTGCTGTCTGcactgacataagaacataagaactaggaggaggagtaggccatctggcccctcgagcctgctccaccattcaatgagatcaaagaacaaagaacaaagaaatgtacagcacaggaacaggcccttcggccctccaagcccgtgccgaccatactgcccgactaaactacaatcttctacacttcctgggtccgtatccttctattcccatcctattcatatatttgtcaagatgccccttaaatgtccctatcgtccctgcttccactacctcctccggtagtgagttccaggcacccactaccctctgcgtaaaaaacttgcctcgtacatctactctaaaccttgcccctctcaccttaaacctatgccccctagtaattggctgatcttttgtggactcagttccactttccggcccgaacaccattacccttaatccctttgttcttcaaaaaactatctatctttatcttaaaaacatttaatgaaggagcctctactgcttcactgggcaaggaattccatagattcacaaccctttgggtgaagaagttcctcctaaactcagtcctaaatctacttccccttattttgaggctatgccccttagttctgctttcacccgccagaggaaacaacctgcccgcatctatcctatctattcctttcataatcttatatgtttctataagatcccccctcatccttctaaattccaacgagtacagtaccagtctactcaacctctcctcataatccaaccccttcagctctgggattaacctagtgaatctcctctgcacactctccagtgccagtacgtcctttctcaagtaaggagaccaaaactgaacacaatactccaggtgtggcctcactaacaccttatacaaatgcagcaggacctccctagtcttaaactccatccctctagcaatgaaggacaaaattccatttgcctacttaatcacctgttgcacctgtaaaccaactttttgcgactcatgcagtagcacacccaggtctctctgcacagcagcatgttttaatattttatcatttaaataataatcccttttgctgttattcctaccaaaatggataacctcacatttgtcaacattgtattccatctgccagaccctagcccattcacttagccgatctaaatccctctgcagacttccagtatcctctgcactttttgctttaccacttatcttagtgtcgtctgcaaacttggacacattgcccttggtccccaactccaaatcatctgacaACAATATGCGGATTGCATTCAGTTTATGCTGCAGCTATATGGACCAAAATATTTATGTTGTTCCTTATAGAATGAATATACATTATGAGCAAAAAATAATTTCTTTCTATTGTGTAGGCGAATGACACTAATTTTAAACCAAATTGGTGTGAAAACATTTTGTAATTATCAAAGTACAGTTTTAAATTACTTTGATCTACTTCAAATATGATACATTTCAAAGTGCAAGGTACGAGGTGAACAGCACTTTATTGCTACATAAATCTTGCTGGAGATTGCCatacggcccattgtgtctgcaccagctctggaCTAATAATTAGTGTCACTCACCTGCTCTTTCCCCAATGCTTtccaaatgtaataataataatctttattgtcacaagtacgtttacattaacactgcaatgacgttactgtgaaaagtccctagtcgcctgtccaggtacactgagggagaattcagaatgtccaaattacctaacagcatgtcttttgggacttgtgggaggaaaccggagcacccggagaaaacccatgcagacacgggaagaacgtgcagtctccacacagacagtgaaccaagatgggaatcgaacctgggatcctggagctgtgaagcaacagtgctaaccactgtactaccgtgctcccCACAGTACTAACCCTTCCAAATAGACAACCAATTCAACTTTGGAAGTTGCTACTGGATCTGCTTCCAGCCATTGGTCAGGCTATACATTCTAGGTCATAATTTGATTTTAAAAATGTCTTATCTTGCACCTGGCGTTTCAGACAATTACCTTAAACCTCTGTCCTCTGCTTGTTTATTCTCCTTCTGGTGGAAAGAAATTCCACTTAGATACTCTATCAAAATTCCACATTTTTATGAACGATTTAACAAATAGTCATTCAACAATTGTGAGGGGACTGATATATAGACAACCTCATGGCTATTTCTAAAATAATTAAAAACTGGATAAAGGGGAGCACgttggtgagcactgctgtctcacagtgccagggacccaggttcaattctgtgtggagtttgcacttcctccctgtgtctgcgtgggtttcctccaggtgcctcggtttcctcccacagccgaaagatatgcaggttaggtggatcggcctttAGTgctgaaaggttaggtggggttaccattttacggaggagtgggcttaggttgggtgctctttcagcgagtctgtgcagacacgatgggctgaatggcctccttctgcactgtagggattctataacctTTATAAATGGCTGAATCTATGTCTGTTTGTGGAAATTTGAAAGAAACGTGCACCTCGTTATCCCTGAAGAGATCGTAACAACATCAGACTCTGGTCGAATTCCCTTAGAGCGTGAAAACACTGGTTAATGTTGATGTTCATGAGGGAGAGACGCAGGAGTCAAGGCAATGATCTCCTGTGTTTGCTTCACTAACTTTTTTGCGAATTGGTGAATCAGCCATCTGGTTGGGACTCATAAGCAAGCCATCATCAAAGGGAGCATGGGTGACTCGATCCTGAGGAAGGCGGGTAGGCCACAGCCAGGCAGCCAGCAATGAAGCAAGGTCTTCGAGGTGAGGTGCCAGGTGTTGCTGGTGCTGGGTGAATTGGTGAAAAAATCCAcaagggagggaggtggtgagccaGACAGCTGGTCAGGACTTCACAACAAGCAGTCATCAAGAGGAGCAGGTACGATTCAACCTTTAGGTTCTGAGGAGGGAAAGAACTTTCAGAAATGTCAAATTCATTAAAATTAAGAAACATTAGTAAATATGAAATAACACTATCAATCTGGCTGTCAAAACACAGCAAATTGAAGGTGAGGCAAAAGGCTGATGCTAGGCAAAAAGACAGTCTTGTATTTTACTTTTAAAAAGTTCAAAGTTTTGAATAgtgcacaaactgcacattcatcgTCATCCACCAGAAGTATGAATGAATTATCTGGTGACTTAGACTTACCAATTCCCACAGATACCATATCGCCTGAAAAAAATTGAACAAGAAGTGTTCTCTGAAATGGCAACGGAACTACAAGATAATTCTTCTGTTAAGTGAGGGAAGAAAACTACCCTAAAGACATTGCCTTCTGGTCAAAACCTGTCCACTGTGTATGATAAAATATTTTGGATAAAATAAACCCGAAAACATAGGTAATATGGAAAATTTAAGAAAAGATTGCAGGCTGAAAGCAGGTTGGAAGTTTTTATAAGTCCCATTTTCTGAGGGGTGAAGAAAAATGGGATGACAGAAATTAGAAATTAGTTGATTTTTTCCACGCCGGCTGACATTCATAACACACCATTTCCACTGACCTTTAATGTGACATGTGAAATTTCTGCTAAGGACCTCAGCTGATGATTTACGTTTTCTCTGAATCctttgaaaaaatcaagaggtttgtccttgaacttgcCATGCTTAATAGTCAAATGTCTTTGAAATTTTTATGGGTTTTaagctctcatttgccagtacttccctgcatataacatgcataggctttgcattggcacaattaacaaagccattcaccaagaaatcatctttatactgcttttttCCCCCGATTTCAGTTTTTTTTACTGACTGTTCACCAGAGCCACTGGAGCTCTGtatagagctaacactagcacagcTTTGTCcagccgtggactctcctgcgcaggtCTCTCCAGAAGATTCAGTTGTGAGTTCCTGGCCAGGAGGCAcactgcctgtttgtgtctctggccctctcttccttctgATCCATCATTGATTCTTCACAATTACATGCCTTGCTCGCTCGCAGCTAGAAAACGGAGGTGTACTGGGTAAGTGACAATGTCTCTCTCTGATGCTGCTTCTGGTTGGAAGATTGCATGGTTCCATTTAAAAGCCGTTCGCAGCCGGCATTCTCCATTTAAAAGTTGGTTGCGCCGTTGGCCGCTTCTACCGTGATCAGAAGCGCCATGACCGATCACTCCGTGACCCTCCAGACACCAGCCCATGATCCACCCATGGGTCGCAACCCACACTAttatgtttgcaaattattccctgatcCTAGTAAAGGGAAACAAGTATTCATCGACGGGTACTCTAACTCGAGAAATGTTGGGAGAACTCTTGAAACTTCCAAAGTTCATATTAAAGAAATGTGCGCATTTGCTCAAAGATGTAcattatctggaagaattgattctgcaTAATCAGCTCAGTTTGAAATGGAGTGTTCTTTTTGGAGAAATGTGCTGAGTATTGTTACCACAGTTAAACTGTTAACTTCTTCGGGACTCCAAGAGGACACGATGAGTCATCATTGTCACTTCAATAAGGTAATTTGTTAGCCTGCTTTTCAATTTGGTGAACTTCTCAAAGAGCGTGTGgaaagttatcaatattgtggctcagggaagactaACGTTTTAACGCACAGAACCTACAATGACTTCTTCATTATAATGGCAGAGCaactcagaaaccaattcactaatgaaatAAAATATGCCAAATACTGTTCCATAATAGTTCATTCTGCACCAGGTATGAGCCATGTGGATAAATTAACACTAATTTTAAGATGTGCGACCAGCGATGGTGAAATTGGAGAGAGCTTACTTTGTTTTGCCCAGCTACAATCTCACACTTCTGAGTGTCTTGTGATAACTGTTTGGGAAATTATTGCAAATTTTGGTTTGGACATCAACATTGATAATGCCGCAAATATGGTAGAAAATATTCAGGGctacaagcaagactgaacaatgcaagcccATGTGCATTATTCATCCATGTTCCACAGATATAAAGGGAACCTTATTAGACATAGCCGCATCAAATTCAGAAAAACCACGTGTGAAAGTTGAAGCAAAGTCCTTTGCAGAGAAGTTAGAAAATTATAGTATTGCTATTTTTACTCTTTGTGAAACTGTTTACTTCAAAGATTTAATGCTGTTAGTAAGTTGCTGCAAAATGTTGATACAAGTTTTGAATGGAGCACAATTGTTAACCTCAGTTAAAAATTTTGCCCTGGAAGTTTGAAATGACTATAGCATGGTAGAGGCAGGGACATTAACATTCACAAAAAATACAGATCCGGCTGGTGATGAGAAGTACACAAGTTCCAGGAAGTAATTTTTGaatgaaatcactttaaaagggGACGAGAAGATCATTATTGAGACTGccaatgttatttgtgacacaataatcattgattcatagaatccctgcagatcagaaggaggccattcaaaccatcgagtctgtacccaccctctgaaagagcaccctgtcaaGGCAcgtgccctattcccataaccccacctaaccgttggacactatggggcaatttagaatcgccaatccacctaacctgtacatctttggactacggggggaaaccggagcacccggaggaaacccacgcagatacagggaaaacgtgcaaactccacacagtcacccaaagtcggaatcgaacaCGGAACCCTGCCACTTTGAGACagcaaccattgtgccaccatgccgcaattGCAGAGTAGAGGTTAACCTATAAAGAAAACTCAGGATTTATTTTGTATGCTTTTGACTGAAGTTTGGATGAGAATGCCAAAAACCACAATAAGACATGAAGTGAATTCTACCAGGAGGACACAAATCCTTTTCAAGATGATGTGAAACTATTCATcgataatgatgagctctgtgcttcgagACCACCAGTTGATTTGGATAGATTTATATGTGATGGTTTGCAGGCAAACTTTCCAAATGTTGAAATCATTCTGAAAATGCCATTAACAATACCGGTCACATATGCCTCCGGTGATTTTTGTTTCTGAACCGTAAAGTGTTATGACTCCTTGGGCTAGTgtatggtcaattccagtcccacagaccccagagtcccaataCAACTGAATTAACTGATAATCCGTACAGAATTTGCAGAATCTTTGGTCCCTTGATTGCTCAATAGGTTATAACCACTAGATTTGTCAGTAGAAatgtaactgtttatttataacagaaacaaagttgaaatatgcacTAATTATAACAGAATGCCAGCCTAACAATCTACTACTCTCCCCTTTTACTGTCCCACCATCTACCCAAACACAGacaagacagaaagacagacacacacatgcatacacgagGGGCAGTGGTAAAATAATAGGAACAGAATCCCACAGACAAAGTCACTGATATTGAACTTGGACACACTGGGCACTCCAATGGCATACATTTTCAGCAATAATgtctttgattttgtgagaggaagtaaggaagttaacttttgaaactgaatgagactctgaAATATACTGATTGGCTGGACTGGGTCACTCAGTCCAgcactggcctgtgctgcagtgatgTAATTGGCTGATTCTTCCATCTGgttgctcatcagcaagttccaCATTGGCTCAACTCAAGACTTGCATCACAATATTTTTTTTATGTTTGTCGATTGACTTTATTTTACACAATAATTTGTACACATTTATTGAGGTTGCCCACGACCACGGCCGAATCCGCCTCTAAACTGGAATTCTGAAGCTGTACCAGCACAGCTTCAGCCTTCTTGTCTGACCCAAAGGGAGCAGTCCACCGGTAAGTGTCCCTGTCAGCTTCACCGCGAAGACGAGCTGGACGGTCCTCACCGAGACCTTTAGGTCTTGGCCTGGCTGTCTCAGGACGGGACTGGTGACGTAGGGTAGCAGGAACAATTTCTGGAGGAAGGTGAAGGTAGTCACGTAGGTACTGGAT
This window encodes:
- the LOC140391390 gene encoding LOW QUALITY PROTEIN: small ribosomal subunit protein eS10-like (The sequence of the model RefSeq protein was modified relative to this genomic sequence to represent the inferred CDS: inserted 2 bases in 2 codons), which codes for MLMPKKNHIAIYELRFKEGVMVAKXDVHMPKHPELADKNVPNLHVMEAMQSLKSRGYVKEQFAWRHFYWYLTNEGIQYLRDYLHLPPEIVPATLRHQSRPETARPRPKGLGEDRPARLRGEADRDTYRWTAPFGSDKKAEAXAGTASEFQFRGGFGRGRGQPQ